The Fluviicola sp. genome contains a region encoding:
- a CDS encoding NADP-dependent malic enzyme: MPKVRKQDALDYHASGRPGKIEVIPTKPYASQRDLSLAYSPGVAEPCLKIAENPADVYKYTSKANLVAVISNGTAVLGLGDIGPLASKPVMEGKGLLFKIFADIDVFDIEIDAKDPELFIQTVKAIAPTFGGINLEDIKAPEAFEIERRLKEELNIPLMHDDQHGTAIISAAALLNALELAKKRIGKVKIVISGAGAAAISCAKLYMALGASVNNIFMFDSKGLIHAGRTDLDEMKQQFAPHKKDATLQESFKGADVFIGLSKGNIVSKEMVASMAKNPIVFALANPDPEISYKDAMATRNDIIMATGRSDHPNQVNNVLGFPFIFRGALDVRATGINEEMKLAAVKAIANLAKETIPEEVIEAYGEKHISFGREQIIPKPLDPRLIYHVAPAVARAAMESGIAQNPITDWHEYEMTLKKRLGLDNKLVRQITTKAQSSPKRVVFAEADNVKILKAAQTTSEEGICFPILLGKRRVIESLIAEYSIEIPNLVIIDPKSDTEKMRRQVYGKAFFEKRKRKGVTEYEAIQLMRERNHFGAMMVEMGDADAMISGLTRNYRDVVRPAIQVIGLQKDVNIIAGVYILNTKRGPIFLADTTINKNPSACEIAEITNNVAKTLRKFKVTPKIALLSYSNFGSAPGEDAEKMAEAVKILHENYPSLIVDGEVQANFAMNNDLMNEKFSFSQLANKEVNTLIFPNLSSGNIAYKLLQEMTDSDAIGPILVGLKKSIHVLQMGSSVREIVNMVKVAVVDAQTK; this comes from the coding sequence ATGCCAAAAGTTCGTAAACAAGATGCGCTGGATTATCATGCTTCCGGCAGACCCGGAAAAATCGAGGTGATTCCGACGAAACCTTATGCGTCTCAACGGGATTTGTCTTTGGCATATTCTCCGGGAGTTGCAGAACCTTGCCTGAAGATCGCGGAAAATCCTGCGGACGTTTATAAATACACCAGTAAAGCGAACCTGGTTGCAGTTATTTCCAACGGGACAGCTGTACTCGGATTGGGCGATATCGGTCCGCTGGCTTCCAAACCGGTGATGGAAGGAAAAGGGTTACTTTTCAAAATCTTTGCAGACATTGATGTATTCGATATCGAAATCGATGCGAAAGATCCGGAATTATTTATTCAGACAGTAAAGGCGATTGCTCCGACATTCGGAGGAATTAACCTGGAAGATATTAAAGCACCTGAAGCGTTTGAAATCGAGCGCCGTTTAAAAGAAGAATTGAATATTCCGCTGATGCACGATGATCAGCACGGAACAGCGATTATCTCTGCGGCAGCTTTGCTGAATGCTTTGGAATTGGCTAAAAAAAGAATCGGAAAAGTAAAGATTGTGATCTCAGGAGCCGGAGCAGCCGCAATTTCCTGCGCGAAATTGTACATGGCTCTGGGAGCTTCCGTGAACAATATTTTCATGTTCGATAGCAAAGGATTGATCCATGCAGGAAGAACAGACCTCGATGAAATGAAGCAACAGTTTGCCCCGCATAAAAAAGACGCCACTTTACAGGAATCTTTCAAGGGAGCCGACGTATTTATCGGTTTGTCAAAAGGAAACATCGTTTCGAAAGAAATGGTCGCTTCCATGGCAAAAAACCCGATCGTGTTCGCACTGGCTAATCCGGATCCGGAAATTTCCTACAAAGATGCGATGGCTACACGCAATGACATCATTATGGCAACCGGCCGTTCGGATCATCCTAACCAGGTAAACAACGTACTTGGATTCCCATTCATTTTCAGGGGAGCTTTGGATGTGAGAGCTACGGGAATCAATGAAGAAATGAAACTGGCAGCTGTAAAAGCAATTGCAAACCTGGCAAAGGAAACAATTCCGGAAGAGGTAATTGAAGCTTACGGCGAAAAACATATTTCCTTCGGGCGGGAGCAAATTATCCCGAAACCGCTGGACCCACGCTTGATTTACCACGTTGCTCCGGCAGTTGCCCGTGCAGCGATGGAATCAGGGATCGCTCAAAATCCGATCACGGACTGGCACGAGTACGAAATGACCCTGAAAAAGCGACTGGGATTGGATAATAAATTGGTTCGACAAATCACTACGAAAGCACAGAGCAGCCCGAAACGCGTTGTCTTTGCCGAAGCGGATAATGTGAAAATCCTGAAAGCGGCTCAAACAACTTCCGAAGAAGGAATCTGTTTCCCGATTTTATTGGGAAAACGCAGAGTCATCGAATCATTGATCGCGGAATACTCGATCGAGATCCCGAACCTGGTTATTATCGACCCGAAATCGGATACCGAAAAAATGCGCCGCCAGGTGTACGGAAAAGCGTTCTTCGAAAAACGCAAACGTAAAGGAGTAACGGAATACGAAGCGATTCAGCTGATGCGAGAACGCAATCATTTCGGGGCCATGATGGTGGAAATGGGAGATGCGGACGCTATGATCTCCGGTTTGACCAGAAACTACCGCGATGTGGTTCGCCCGGCAATCCAGGTAATCGGTTTGCAGAAAGACGTGAATATCATTGCCGGTGTATACATCCTGAACACGAAAAGAGGACCGATTTTCCTGGCAGATACGACGATCAACAAAAATCCGTCTGCTTGCGAGATTGCGGAAATCACCAATAACGTAGCAAAAACACTGCGCAAATTCAAGGTAACACCAAAAATTGCACTCCTGAGTTATTCCAACTTCGGGTCTGCACCGGGAGAAGATGCGGAGAAAATGGCCGAAGCTGTCAAAATCCTGCATGAGAATTATCCGAGTTTGATCGTTGACGGAGAAGTTCAGGCGAATTTTGCGATGAACAATGACCTGATGAATGAGAAATTCTCGTTTTCACAATTGGCAAACAAGGAAGTCAACACGCTGATCTTCCCGAACCTTTCATCCGGGAATATCGCTTATAAATTACTCCAGGAAATGACGGATTCGGATGCAATAGGGCCTATTTTGGTCGGATTGAAAAAATCGATTCACGTATTGCAAATGGGTTCATCGGTGCGCGAGATCGTGAACATGGTGAAAGTAGCCGTTGTTGATGCACAAACCAAGTAG
- a CDS encoding choice-of-anchor J domain-containing protein, with the protein MKKSLLALSALFSVGSAFSQVVLSENFDAGTTLPAGWAQYNVDGLTPASSVSYMGTSAWVVRANSVTGTGNHLVSTSWYSPAGTSNDWVVSPSIAVPNATGFMCQFDVMAPDASFLDGYKVYVSTTGNTVADFTNPAVLTVPAAPNTYTTQSFSLDSYMGQNIYIAIQNNSNDKFLLFVDNFVVRKPMNDDAMLLSSTLNRYSLTSTNNTLSMRVKNDGANAITGLTIDWNDGTSHSSVISTNIAPGATVTVNHPTAVSYATVVEKDVNITITAVNGNSDATDNTSTNKINTVSVNSPKVVLFEEGTGTWCGWCPRGAVAMEYMDNTYPNTFAGVAVHNDDPMMVTAYDAAAAFSGFPGANVDRVLLGVDVSDQDFDNYYNDRKDLITPAGLSIQTGGSGNAVTVTVNATFRTVFAASNYRLGVIISEDNVTGTTSAYNQTNYYSSTSQNIALNGAGHNWQTEPNPVAAANMEYDHVGRALLGGYTGQAGSVPAAITDGQVATYTFNYTVPGTSVRANMHAVAVLIDQNTGEVVNAKEISLATLGLAEASTINMEVFPNPASDVVNVKFDGQGGEYTVSIIDLSGRTVASKVVTGAGATAVEVPVTGLTAGNYLISIANETGSYTQKLMVK; encoded by the coding sequence GCTTTCTCACAGGTAGTTTTGTCTGAAAATTTTGATGCCGGAACAACTTTGCCTGCAGGTTGGGCGCAATACAACGTAGACGGATTGACTCCGGCTTCAAGTGTAAGTTATATGGGAACAAGCGCATGGGTAGTTCGTGCTAACAGCGTAACGGGAACTGGTAACCATTTGGTTTCAACATCCTGGTATTCTCCTGCAGGAACATCTAATGACTGGGTTGTTTCTCCTTCAATCGCAGTTCCTAACGCAACCGGTTTTATGTGTCAGTTTGATGTTATGGCTCCGGATGCTTCTTTCCTTGATGGATACAAAGTATATGTTTCTACAACAGGAAACACGGTAGCAGATTTCACAAACCCTGCTGTTTTGACAGTTCCTGCTGCTCCTAACACTTATACAACGCAATCCTTCTCTTTGGATTCGTACATGGGACAAAACATTTACATCGCTATTCAAAACAACTCAAACGATAAGTTCTTGTTGTTCGTGGATAACTTCGTAGTTCGTAAGCCAATGAACGACGATGCGATGCTTCTTTCTTCCACTTTGAACCGTTACTCTTTGACAAGCACAAACAACACTTTGTCTATGCGAGTTAAAAACGACGGAGCAAATGCGATTACAGGATTGACAATCGATTGGAATGACGGAACTTCTCACAGCAGCGTTATCTCTACAAACATCGCTCCGGGAGCTACAGTAACGGTAAACCACCCAACTGCTGTTTCTTACGCTACAGTAGTAGAGAAAGACGTGAACATTACAATTACTGCTGTTAACGGAAACTCCGATGCAACAGACAATACATCCACTAACAAAATCAACACGGTAAGTGTGAACTCTCCGAAAGTAGTATTGTTCGAAGAAGGAACAGGAACATGGTGTGGATGGTGTCCAAGAGGTGCTGTTGCCATGGAATACATGGATAACACGTATCCGAATACATTTGCTGGTGTAGCAGTACACAATGATGACCCGATGATGGTTACAGCATATGATGCTGCAGCTGCATTCTCAGGATTCCCTGGAGCAAACGTAGACCGTGTACTTTTAGGAGTAGACGTTTCTGACCAGGATTTTGACAACTACTACAACGATCGTAAAGATTTGATTACTCCTGCAGGTTTGTCTATTCAGACAGGTGGTTCAGGAAACGCAGTTACAGTTACTGTAAACGCAACTTTCCGTACAGTTTTCGCAGCATCTAACTACCGTTTGGGAGTTATTATCTCTGAGGATAACGTAACAGGAACAACATCTGCTTACAACCAGACAAACTATTACAGTTCCACTTCTCAGAACATTGCGTTGAACGGTGCAGGACACAACTGGCAAACAGAACCAAACCCGGTAGCTGCTGCAAACATGGAATACGACCACGTTGGTAGAGCTTTGTTGGGAGGTTACACAGGTCAGGCTGGTTCAGTTCCTGCTGCAATTACAGACGGACAAGTGGCAACATACACATTCAACTACACAGTTCCTGGAACAAGTGTACGTGCAAACATGCATGCAGTTGCTGTATTGATTGACCAAAACACCGGTGAAGTTGTAAACGCGAAAGAAATTTCTTTGGCTACTTTAGGATTGGCTGAGGCTTCTACAATCAATATGGAAGTATTCCCTAACCCAGCTTCTGACGTTGTAAACGTGAAGTTTGACGGTCAAGGTGGAGAGTACACAGTTTCTATCATCGATTTGTCAGGGCGCACAGTTGCATCTAAAGTTGTTACAGGAGCAGGAGCTACAGCAGTAGAAGTACCTGTTACAGGTTTGACAGCTGGAAACTACCTGATCTCAATTGCTAATGAGACTGGTTCTTACACACAAAAATTGATGGTGAAGTAA